In Methanobacteriales archaeon HGW-Methanobacteriales-1, one genomic interval encodes:
- a CDS encoding methyl-viologen-reducing hydrogenase subunit delta, translating to MSDDPKILGFCCNWCSYGGADTAGTARMQYPPSVRIIRVMCSGRINASMVLKAFREGADGVFVGGCHIGDCHYDAGNYKWKRRAELIGDLISEFGIEKERFRYEWISASEGEKFQVTMNEFYNDVKEMGPVERSFSK from the coding sequence ATGTCTGATGACCCAAAAATATTAGGATTTTGTTGTAATTGGTGTTCTTATGGAGGAGCCGATACGGCGGGCACCGCGAGAATGCAGTATCCCCCAAGTGTCCGAATAATAAGAGTCATGTGTTCTGGTAGAATAAATGCTTCTATGGTTCTTAAAGCATTTAGAGAAGGAGCAGATGGTGTTTTTGTCGGTGGTTGCCATATTGGGGATTGTCATTATGATGCTGGAAATTACAAATGGAAAAGAAGAGCTGAATTAATTGGAGATTTAATTTCTGAGTTCGGTATTGAAAAAGAGAGATTCAGATATGAATGGATATCAGCATCTGAGGGTGAAAAATTTCAAGTCACTATGAATGAATTTTATAATGACGTAAAAGAAATGGGACCGGTTGAAAGATCTTTTTCTAAGTGA
- a CDS encoding formate dehydrogenase — protein sequence MNAEYVLARAKDEVIVENGACGGAVSALFQYLLDKNLVDGILTLTRSEDIYDGIPTLLKDSSEIIDTCGSLHCAPTMVGDLISKYLGDSKIGVAVKPCDAMAINELEKRNQIDPEKVYQIGLNCGGTVMPITAQKMIELFYEVDPADVVKEEIDKGQFIIELKDGTHKSVKIDDLEEKGYGRRENCQRCELMVPRNADVACGNWGSEDEWTFIEINSEKGKELVENAKNEGYLDVKSPSEKLIAIRDKVEGIMIKLAQKFQGKLLETDYPTLENWDEYWNRCIKCYGCRDVCPVCWCRECELEEEYFKDDSQTPPDPLTFQGIRLAHMSFSCVNCGQCEDVCPMEIPVSKVYDKMQKKYRAKTGYVAGVSEELPPLYSPEKD from the coding sequence ATGAATGCTGAATATGTACTTGCCCGCGCAAAGGATGAAGTTATAGTCGAGAATGGAGCGTGTGGTGGAGCAGTCAGTGCTCTGTTCCAGTATCTTTTAGACAAAAATCTCGTGGATGGAATATTGACTTTAACTCGTAGTGAAGATATTTACGATGGTATACCCACCTTACTAAAAGATTCCTCTGAAATTATTGATACTTGTGGCTCACTACACTGTGCTCCTACCATGGTAGGAGATTTAATCTCAAAATATTTGGGTGATTCCAAAATTGGAGTAGCTGTTAAGCCTTGCGATGCCATGGCTATTAATGAACTTGAAAAAAGAAACCAGATTGATCCGGAAAAGGTATATCAGATTGGTTTAAACTGTGGGGGTACAGTAATGCCTATTACTGCCCAAAAAATGATCGAATTATTCTATGAAGTGGATCCGGCTGATGTGGTGAAAGAAGAGATAGATAAAGGCCAGTTCATAATTGAACTTAAAGATGGAACCCATAAATCAGTAAAAATTGATGATCTGGAAGAAAAAGGCTATGGGCGACGTGAAAACTGCCAGCGATGTGAATTAATGGTTCCCAGAAATGCTGATGTGGCTTGCGGTAACTGGGGTTCAGAGGATGAATGGACCTTCATTGAAATTAATTCTGAAAAAGGAAAAGAACTGGTGGAAAACGCTAAAAATGAAGGATATTTGGATGTCAAATCCCCTTCTGAAAAACTTATTGCTATTCGTGATAAAGTGGAGGGTATAATGATAAAGCTGGCCCAAAAATTCCAGGGCAAACTTTTAGAAACTGATTACCCTACCCTAGAAAATTGGGATGAATACTGGAATAGATGTATTAAATGCTATGGTTGTCGGGATGTATGTCCTGTTTGCTGGTGTAGAGAATGTGAACTTGAAGAAGAATACTTTAAGGATGATAGTCAGACCCCACCAGATCCATTAACTTTCCAAGGAATTCGGCTGGCCCATATGAGCTTTAGTTGTGTTAATTGTGGACAATGTGAGGATGTTTGCCCTATGGAAATTCCAGTTTCTAAAGTTTATGATAAAATGCAGAAAAAATATAGGGCAAAAACAGGATATGTGGCAGGTGTAAGTGAAGAATTACCTCCATTATACAGTCCTGAAAAGGATTAA
- a CDS encoding NADH:ubiquinone oxidoreductase chain G-like protein, producing MMVKHTICPSCSVGCGINLINQNEKIVGTYPYKRHSVNEGKNCLRGRDCFEIVSENRITSPLVRKGNELVDSEWETILEMISEKLKSYSPEEIGILGSGNSTNEENETIKKFAESYGITNIGFFAENFPQFNDQVASYDDLNNSKFIFIIGDVLNENPLIGRRIILAKENGAEIISADTVDVSTTSLNSDQYLKFDSISELISNIPVDIKEKLNDSSTIVFNKLDEKEEFTVIREIAKEFNSKLLPVLNKCNTSGAMKIISPLNNDEIRDLISRIKVLIVINDDPASYLQDSSLSGLDFLVSITSSSNDTTSISDVVLPAHCWAEKSGSFTNTAGMTQNFSKIVVSPENTLSESVIIEKLAEKLGIEL from the coding sequence ATGATGGTAAAGCATACTATATGCCCATCCTGCAGCGTAGGATGTGGCATTAACTTAATCAACCAAAATGAAAAAATTGTGGGAACTTACCCCTATAAAAGACATTCTGTAAATGAAGGAAAAAATTGTCTAAGAGGAAGAGACTGTTTTGAAATAGTCAGTGAAAATCGAATAACATCTCCTCTGGTAAGAAAAGGTAATGAATTGGTGGATTCTGAATGGGAAACTATTCTTGAAATGATTAGTGAAAAACTAAAATCTTATTCTCCCGAAGAAATTGGTATTTTAGGATCTGGAAATAGTACTAATGAGGAAAACGAGACTATTAAAAAATTCGCTGAATCTTATGGTATAACAAATATTGGCTTCTTTGCAGAGAATTTTCCACAATTTAATGATCAAGTAGCATCCTATGATGATCTAAACAATTCCAAATTCATTTTTATCATTGGTGATGTTTTAAATGAAAATCCACTCATTGGCAGAAGAATAATACTGGCCAAAGAAAATGGAGCAGAGATAATTTCTGCAGATACTGTAGATGTTAGTACAACTTCACTGAATTCTGATCAATATTTAAAATTTGATTCTATTTCAGAATTGATATCAAATATTCCTGTAGATATTAAAGAAAAATTAAATGATTCATCTACTATTGTTTTCAATAAACTCGATGAAAAAGAAGAATTTACAGTAATCCGAGAAATTGCTAAGGAATTCAATTCTAAGCTTTTGCCGGTTTTAAATAAGTGTAATACTTCCGGAGCTATGAAAATTATTTCTCCTTTAAATAATGATGAAATAAGAGATTTGATTAGTAGAATTAAGGTTTTGATAGTAATAAATGATGATCCTGCATCTTACTTGCAAGATTCTTCTTTATCTGGTCTTGATTTTTTAGTATCCATTACCAGTTCTTCAAATGACACTACTTCTATTTCGGATGTTGTTCTTCCTGCTCATTGCTGGGCTGAAAAATCAGGATCATTTACCAACACTGCGGGTATGACTCAAAATTTCTCAAAAATAGTTGTTTCTCCTGAAAATACACTATCAGAATCTGTAATAATCGAAAAACTTGCAGAAAAATTAGGAATTGAACTTTAA
- a CDS encoding pilus assembly protein has translation MQMHIQKVGMFRPEINPKGQNLDLGVDWAIDYKNADLDHVEYVCTLKTFQIFPLNFKIEGFLKFEELEKVSKTKISQIIFDRCLEILLEMVNLTKEYSFETEFVKKIPKTSKTVKNS, from the coding sequence ATGCAAATGCACATACAAAAAGTAGGAATGTTTCGCCCTGAAATCAATCCTAAAGGTCAAAATTTGGACTTAGGTGTTGATTGGGCTATTGATTATAAAAATGCAGATTTAGACCACGTGGAATATGTTTGTACTTTAAAAACATTCCAAATTTTTCCTTTAAATTTCAAAATAGAAGGTTTTTTGAAATTTGAAGAGCTAGAAAAGGTTTCAAAAACTAAAATTTCCCAGATTATTTTTGACAGATGCTTGGAGATTCTTCTGGAAATGGTGAACTTAACCAAAGAATATTCTTTTGAAACAGAATTTGTAAAAAAGATACCAAAAACGTCTAAAACAGTAAAAAATAGTTAA
- a CDS encoding 5,10-methenyltetrahydromethanopterin hydrogenase, whose product MKVAILGAGCYRTHAASGITNFSRACEVAEQVGKPEISMTHSTIIMGAELMELAGVKEVVIADPVFDNEFTVIDDFAYEDVMAAHKEDPEKIMPDIRAKVNEVAKELPKPPKGAIHFTHPEDLGFEITTDDVEAVADADWIMTWFPKGDMQMGIIEKFADNIKEGAILTHACTVPTTMFGKIFDDLSSSDMNMAPKVNVSSYHPGAVPEMKGQVYIAEGYANNAAIDTLSELGQKARGNAYKLPAELLGPVCDMCSALTAITYAGILGYRDSVMDILGAPAGFAQMMAKESLEQVLALMERTGIDKMEGSLDPAALLGTADSMNFGPTAEVLPTILEALEKRSQ is encoded by the coding sequence ATGAAAGTTGCAATATTAGGTGCAGGATGTTACAGAACACACGCAGCAAGTGGAATTACAAACTTTTCAAGAGCTTGTGAAGTCGCAGAACAAGTAGGAAAACCAGAAATTTCCATGACTCACTCAACCATAATAATGGGTGCAGAGTTAATGGAATTAGCTGGAGTAAAAGAAGTTGTAATCGCAGATCCAGTATTTGACAATGAATTTACTGTTATCGACGATTTCGCTTATGAAGACGTTATGGCAGCTCATAAAGAAGACCCTGAAAAAATCATGCCAGATATAAGGGCCAAAGTCAATGAAGTGGCTAAAGAATTACCAAAACCACCGAAAGGAGCCATACACTTCACCCATCCAGAAGACCTCGGTTTCGAAATCACAACTGATGATGTAGAAGCTGTAGCTGACGCTGACTGGATCATGACATGGTTCCCTAAAGGGGACATGCAAATGGGAATCATCGAAAAATTCGCTGATAACATTAAAGAAGGAGCAATCCTAACCCACGCATGTACCGTCCCTACTACTATGTTCGGAAAAATATTCGATGATTTAAGCAGTTCCGACATGAACATGGCTCCCAAAGTAAATGTATCTTCCTACCACCCTGGTGCAGTACCAGAAATGAAAGGACAAGTTTACATTGCTGAAGGATACGCTAACAACGCTGCTATCGATACTTTATCCGAATTAGGACAAAAAGCAAGAGGAAACGCATACAAATTACCAGCAGAACTATTAGGGCCTGTTTGTGACATGTGTTCCGCTTTAACTGCTATTACTTATGCAGGTATTCTCGGATATCGGGATTCAGTAATGGATATATTAGGAGCTCCTGCAGGATTTGCTCAAATGATGGCAAAAGAATCCTTAGAACAAGTTTTAGCTCTAATGGAAAGAACTGGTATCGACAAAATGGAAGGAAGCTTAGACCCTGCTGCATTGCTGGGAACTGCTGACTCCATGAACTTCGGGCCTACTGCAGAAGTTTTACCAACCATCCTAGAAGCACTAGAAAAAAGAAGCCAATAG
- a CDS encoding 5,10-methenyltetrahydromethanopterin hydrogenase cofactor biosynthesis protein HmdB: MINKILNKSLEGENLQKEELLKLFSANSPEEIQLIMDTAAKIRNQKSKKIKLTSTVHLTNVCQVTPKCKYCGFAARTSSEGYYHPFYKKEDEILKAALSVEDSGIPRISCSGAHGYHGQQAVTAAKVVKENTSLELLVNVGSDLNNESLTELSHYETDTVCCNLETVNKNIFHELKPGEKLKDRIKICEMVSELNLELSSGLLIGIGESYEDRVNHLFFLKKFSSLGEIPIMGFNPYQDTPMANHPPCSLEEQMKTIAITRIMYHDIRITVPTPTIGPENIKYSLMAGADNLATVIPDQYPSDVKGVGSPTYGNLKEVVEIVESIGLKTEYRTASK; encoded by the coding sequence TTGATAAACAAAATCCTTAATAAATCATTGGAAGGTGAAAATCTTCAAAAAGAGGAGTTATTAAAACTTTTTAGTGCTAATTCCCCTGAAGAAATTCAACTAATCATGGATACAGCAGCTAAAATTCGTAACCAGAAAAGTAAAAAAATTAAACTCACCTCAACTGTGCATCTTACCAATGTCTGTCAGGTGACACCTAAGTGTAAGTACTGTGGTTTTGCAGCTCGTACCTCCTCTGAAGGATACTATCATCCATTTTATAAAAAAGAGGATGAAATTTTGAAAGCCGCTCTTTCTGTAGAGGATTCTGGTATTCCAAGAATTAGTTGTTCTGGAGCCCACGGTTATCATGGTCAGCAAGCTGTAACTGCTGCTAAAGTAGTTAAGGAAAATACATCCTTAGAACTTCTGGTAAATGTAGGATCTGACTTAAATAATGAATCCTTAACTGAACTTTCTCATTATGAAACAGATACCGTGTGTTGCAACCTGGAAACTGTAAATAAAAACATTTTCCATGAATTAAAACCGGGCGAAAAACTCAAAGACAGGATAAAAATCTGTGAAATGGTAAGTGAACTTAATCTGGAACTTTCATCTGGCCTTTTAATTGGGATAGGAGAATCATACGAAGATAGGGTAAATCATTTATTTTTCCTTAAAAAATTTTCAAGCCTAGGAGAAATACCAATAATGGGATTCAATCCTTATCAAGACACTCCGATGGCCAATCACCCACCATGTTCCCTTGAAGAACAAATGAAAACCATAGCCATTACTAGGATAATGTACCATGACATTAGAATTACCGTTCCCACACCGACTATTGGGCCAGAAAATATTAAATATTCCTTAATGGCCGGTGCAGATAATTTAGCTACGGTGATTCCTGACCAGTATCCATCTGATGTTAAGGGAGTGGGTTCCCCAACTTATGGAAATCTTAAAGAAGTCGTTGAAATTGTAGAATCAATTGGGCTTAAAACAGAATATAGAACTGCTTCAAAATAA